The Paraburkholderia megapolitana genomic sequence AGCAGACGCCCCGGGCGCCACGTCGCGAACACGACGAGCGCGAGCGCGATCCAGCCGCGCCCCGACGTGAGCTGCTCCTGCCACAGATGCAGATTGACGATCGAGTAGTAGCCGCCCGCGAGTCCCGCCATGCCGCCGCCAAACAGCACCGCGCCATAGCGCACGCCGACCACCGGGAAGCCCACCGAATGCGCAACCTGTGGCGACTCGCCCACCGAGCGCAGCACGAGACCCGCACGCGTGCGGTACAGGAACCAGCCGATCACAGCGAACATCGCGAACGCGAGGTAATCGAGTGGCGTCAGACTGAAAAACGCGGGACCGAGGACCGGAATTTTCGAGAGCAGTGGAATCGGCCACGCATCGATCGTCACGCGCACAGCCGCCGATGTGTACGGCTTGCCGACATACGCGGACAAACCGATGCCGAAGATCGTCAGCGACAGGCCGGTTGCGACCTGGTTCGCCATCATCGTCAGTGTGAGAAATGCGAATAGCAGCGACATGGCCACGCCTGCCGCGATCGCCGCCATCACGCCGAGCCACGGGTTGCCCGTGATTGCGGTGACCGCATAGCCGCTCACCGCGCCCATCAGCATCATCCCTTCGACGCCAAGGTTGAGTACCCCCGATTTCTCCGCGACGAGTTCGCCCGCGCCGGCGAACATCAGCGGAATCGCTGCGGTCACGGCGCTCGAAGTCAATGCACTGGCTTGCTGGATATCCATGAGAGTCGTGTTGGAGAAGTCAGTGGGCGTGCGGAACGTGCGCGGCCGTATGGCGGCGACGCACGCGGTAATTCACGAACAGGTCGGCACCGAGCAGGCAGAACAGCAGCAACCCCTGGAACACGCCGGACAGCGCCTGCGGCAGCTGCATCGACGTCTGCACCGCTTCGCCGCCTAGGTACAACAACGCCATCAACAGGCTGGCGAGCACGATACCGAACGGATGCAGCCGGCCGACGAACACGACGATGATCGCAGTGAAACCATAGCCCGGCGACCACGTCGCTTGCAGTTGCCCGATCGGCCCCGCGATCTCGCCCATGCCGGCCAGCCCAGCCAGCCCGCCGCTGATCAGCAGCGACGTCCAGATCGTGCGGCGATCCGAGAAGCCTGCGTATCGCGCGGCCAGCGGCGCAAGACCGCCGACGTTCATGCGGAAGCCCGCAAAGCTTTTACGCATGAAGAGCCACACGAGCGGAATCGCGACCAGCGTGATGAAGATCGACGCGTTGAGCCGCGTGCCGCGCAGGAATTTCCAGTGCCAGTCGCCGGCGAAGGTCGGATAGAGCGCGTCGCCAGAGAACATCTCCGACAGCGGAAAATTCATCCCCTGCGGGTCGCGCCACGGGCCGCTCACCAGATAGATCAGCAGTTGCGTGGCGACATACGTGAGCATCAGGCTCGTGAGGATTTCATTGGTGTTGAAGCGGCTCTTCAGCAGCGCGGGAATCGCGGCCCACGCCATGCCGCCGATTACACCGGCCAGCATCATCGTCGGCAGGATCCACCAGCCGCTCGCCTGATCGAAGTAGATCGCGACACCGCTCGCAGCAATTCCGCCGAGCAGCATCTGCCCTTCCGCGCCGATGTTCCAGACGTTCGCGCGATAACCGATTGCGAGACCGAGACCGATCAGACACAACGGCGACGCCTTTAGCAGCAGTTCGGTCCAGCCGTTGATGCTCGACAGCGGTTCGATAAAGAACGCGTGCATCGCCTGCACGGGGTCGCGGCCCACCAGGCCGAAAATCAGAAAGCCGATCACGAGCGTCAGCAGTGCGGCGATCAGCGGGACGGCGAGCTGCATCGCGCGGGACGGCGAGGTGCGCGCTTCGAGTCGATACGGAGGGATCATGAGGTCGGTGTGGTGAGCGTGTCGTTATCTGTCTGTGCGCTGTGTGCTTTCATGTGCGGGGTCATGCGTGCGCTGGTTCGCCGGGCGGTGACGGCGGCAACGTTGCGCTGTCGCGCTCGCCGAACAGGCCCGCCATCCAGCGGCCGATCTCTTCGGCATTCGTGTCGCCGCACCGGCGCACCGGCGAAAGACGTCCGCGCGCGAGCACGGCCACGCGGTCGCAGATGTCGAACAGTTCTTCGAGTTCTTCGGAGATCACGAGGATCGCTACGCCGCGCGCCGACAGATCGAGCAACTGCTGACGGATGAACGCCGCCGCGCCGACGTCGACGCCCCACGTAGGCTGCGCGACGACCAGCACCTTCGGCGCCTGGAGCATCTCGCGGCCGACGATGTACTTCTGCAGGTTGCCCCCCGACAGACTTTGCGCAAGCGCATCGGGGCCGGCGCAGCGCACGTCGAACGCCGCGATGCAACGCTGCGCGAACGCTTTCATTGCGCGCGCATCGATCCAGCCCGACCGGACCATCTTCTCGCGATGCGCGGTGAGCAACGCGTTTTCCGCAAGCGACATCGCTGGCACGGCGCCGCGCCCGAGCCGCTCCTCGGGCACGAACGCAAAGCCGAGCGCCCGCCGCGCACCTGCACCGAGTCGCCCTGCCGGCTGGCCGCAGATCTCAATCGCATCCGCTTGCGAACTGCGCGCTTCGCCCGACAGCGCGGCGAGCAGTTCCGCCTGGCCGTTGCCCGACACACCCGCAATGCCGAAGATCTCGCCGCCGTGCACCGCGAGCGACACATTGTCGAGCGAGGTGCCGAACGGATCGGCGCTCGCCACAGAGAGCTGCCTCACCTCGAGCAATACGTTGCCCGGCGTGTGCGCACGGCGCGTGTAATCGGGCAACGAATGGCCGACCATCAATTGCGCAAGCGACGCATGCGTTTCGTCGCGCGGCGTCACGCGGCCCGTTACGCGGCCGCCGCGCATCACGGTCGCGCTGTCGCACAGCGCCTGGATTTCGTCGAGCTTGTGACTGATGTAAAGGATGCTGCAGCCTTCGGCCGCGAGCCGCCGCAACGTCTCAAACAGCTTGCGCACCGCCTGCGGCGTCAACACCGAGGTCGGTTCGTCCATGATCAGCAGACGCGGGTTCTGCAGCAGACAGCGGACGATCTCGACGCGTTGCCGCTCGCCCACCGTCAGGCTATGCACGTGGCGCTGCGGATCGATATCGAGGCCGTAGTCGGCGGAGACTTCGCGGATGCGTTTGCCAAGTGTCTTGAGGTCGAACGGTTCATCGAGCGCGAGTGCGATGTTCTCGCCGACCGTCAGTGTCTCGAACAGCGAGAAGTGCTGGAACACCATGCCGATGCCGAGCTTGCGCGCGGCCGCCGGACTCGCGATCTCGACGGTTTCGCCTTCCCAGCGGATCTCGCCGGCATCGGGACGCACCGCGCCGTAGATGATCTTCATCAGCGTGCTCTTGCCGGCGCCGTTCTCGCCGAGCACCGCGTGGATCTCGCCGGCTGCGACGGTGAGCGTGACGTCGTCGTTGGCGCGCACGGCCGGGTACTGCTTGCTGATGCCCGTCAGCGCGAGCCGCGGAGCGGGTGTCGACGGCGCCGCGGCCGGGCCGCCGGCAGAAGAAGATGAAGCAGGGGAAGAGTCGTCCATGGGATTCCGTAGTGCATCGATACGCCGTCTGCCGCCCTGCGCCGCCGCTCCGAAGAGCCTCGTGTGCACTGCGGCAACCGGTCGACAATACCTAATTCGCCGCAGCCAGTCGAGCCGTCAAAAATCGCGCAAAGCCGCGCCACAGCACGCTTTCCGGGTTAGCCACCCTTGACGTGGCTTTGTGTCTATATTAAAACGCATATACCCCACAGCACCCTCGATCAGCCTTTACATATAATCGGAGAAGTCATGAGCCAGCAACGCGAGGCGATCGACACCTACTTACTGCGGGTCTTGCACACCCTGCTGATGGAGCGCAGCGTGACGCGCGCCGCCGTCAAACTCAACCAGTCCCAACCGGCTATCAGCGCGGCGCTGCGCCGGTTGCGCGACATCACCGGCGACCCGCTGCTCGTGCGCGGCAAATCCGGCATGGTGCCTACCGAGTACGGTCTGCGCCTGCTCGAGCCGGTGCAGAATGCGCTGCGCGAAATCGAGCGCATCAAGTTCCAGCAGCACAACTTCGATCCGGCGACGTCGATCCGCTGTTATCGCATCGGTTGCCCGGACTATCTGAACGTGCTGTTCGTGCCGACCGTCGTCGAGCGTTTCCGCCAGGCCGCACCCAACGCGACACTCGAATTCCATTCGCTTGGGCCCGCCTTCGACTACGAACTCGCGCTCGAAGACGGCAAGCTCGATATCGTCGTCGGTAACTGGCCCGAGCCGCCCGAGCAACTGCATCTGTCGAACCTGTTCGTCGATCAGATCGTCTGCCTGATGAGCAGCGCGCACCCGTACGCCAAACGTGGCGGCCTCACACTCGATCAGTACCTGAACGCGCCGCACCTCGCACCGACGCCCTATTCGGTCGGCCAGCGCGGCGCAATCGACGTGCACCTCGCACGCGAGCGGCTCAAGCGCCACGTCGTCGTTACGCTGCCGTACTTCAATCTCGCGCCGTACGTGCTCGTTAAATCGGATCTGATCTTCACGACGACGCGGCTCTTCGCCGATCACTACTCGAAGTTCTTGCCGCTCACGGTCGTACCCGCGCCGCTCGACTTTCCACCGATGCAGTACTACCAGTTGTGGCACGAGCGCTGCCATTACTCCGACGAAGTTCGCTGGCTGCGCGGGCTTGTTGCCGAGGCGACTCGGACGTTGATCGATAAACCCTGACGCGAGCCCGCGTTCATTGTTACGCGGGCTCCCATCGGCAAGACGGACAGCGTGCTTGCGCGCAGTCCTTCAGTCCTGGTTGCGCAACCACCTGATACAGCGTCTGAGTGAGCCGGTTGTGCCACTCACTCGTACGCTGAATGACTATCGTAGCTACGCAGCCGCCTGATACAGCGTCCGCGCAAGCCCGTTGTGTCGCTCGATCACCGGCCCTAGATCGAGCGTCGTCAGCCTCCCCTCCTTCACGACGACACGCCCACCGATCACGCTATAGGCCACCTGCGACGGCGCGCAGAACACCAGCGCCGCAACCGGGTCGTGCAACGCGCCGGCAAAGAGCGGCTGGCGCAGATCGAACGCGACGAAATCGGCGGCCATGCCGGGCGCGAGCGCACCGATATCGTCGCGATTGAGCACCCGTGCGCCACCGAGCGTCGCGATTTCGAGCGCTTCGCGCGCGGTCATCGCATCGGGCCCAAAACCGACGCGCTGCAGCAGCAATGCCTGACGCACTTCGGCAACCATCTGCGCGCCATCGTTCGATGCCGAACCGTCCACCCCAAGCCCAACCGGCACGCCGGCCAGCCGCATTCGTTTAACCGGCGCGATGCCCGACGCCAGTCGCATGTTCGAGCACGGACAGTGCGCCACGCCGGTGCCGGTCCGCGCAAACAACGCAATCCCTGCATCGTCGAGCTGGACACAGTGCGCATGCCACACATCGCGCCCGACCCAACCGAGATCCTCGGCGTATTCGGCCGGTGTCATACCGAACTTCTCGCGGCTGTACGCGATGTCGTTCACGTTCTCCGCGAGATGCGTATGCAGCGACACACCATACTGCCGAGCCAGCGCCGCCGATTCGCGCATCAGGTCGCGGCTCACCGAAAACGGCGAACACGGCGCAACCACCACCCGCAGCATCGCGTAGCGGCCCTCGTCGTGATATGTCTCGATGAGCCGCTGCGTATCCTTCAGGATGTCCGCCTCGCGCTCGACCACCGAATCCGGCGGCAATCCCCCGTCTTTCTGTCCCACACTCATGCTGCCGCGACTCGCATGAAAGCGCATACCGATGCGCTGCGCGGCGGCGATGCTGTCGTCGAGCCGGCTGCCGTTCGGATAGATATACAGATGATCACTGGACGTCGTGCAACCGGACAGCAGCAACTCGGCCATCGCCGTCAGCGTCGATACCTCGATCATCTCGGGCGTCAGATGCGCCCACACCTTGTAGAGGCTCGTCAGCCAGCCGAACAGCTCGGCGTCCTGCGCGGCCGGGATCGCCCGCGTCAGGCTCTGATACATGTGGTGGTGCGTGTTGACGAGCCCCGGTATCACCAGGTGCCCGTGCAGGTCGAGCACGTCGTCCGCTGTTTGCGGCAATTCGGCTGTCGGGCCGACCGCGACGATCCGGTTGTCTTCGATATACAGGCCGCCGTCGCGCAACTCGCGTCGTGCGCCATCCATCGTCACGAGCACATCGGCATGTTTGACCAGCATCGTTCTGCCGCGGGTGTTTTGCTGCGCCATCGTCATTCGTTTCTCCGCCTGATTCATGCCGCTCCGGCGAATTGCCTCAGCGACGGGTGCGAGGCGCACCGAACGCGATGGGGCGAGCACGCACCGTGCCGCCGCGTCCGTTCAGACGCCGGGGGCCCGGTTACCCGGCGTGCTGCGCCGTCTTCGGGACACGCAGCGGGGCTGCGCATGGGCATAACCTTCGCGGGCCAAAATTGCGCTGACAACACGCACCGGTGCGATACCGGGATTCACGCTGCCGATATAGTGGGTCATTCTGGCGCCGGTACGATCGGTAAAACGCATAAACCGCGTCGTCATACGGCTCCGGTGCGATCCAGCTTTCAGCGGGCTGTCATGCGTCAGGCTTTATCTTTCCTATCGCTCGTGCGCGAATGCGTTCATCCTTTTTACAATGGCTGCCACGGCGCTCGCTTCGATCCGCCGACGGGTATGTAGCCACTGACGTGGAGCCTCGATCCGCCGCACACGCATCATGGATCGGGCCGTCGCTGAAACCTCGCATCGATACAAGGAAAATTGCGAATGGGAAAGCTCACTACCCACGTGCTCGACACCGCGAACGGCCGGCCCGGCGCCGGCGTCAAGGTCGAACTCTACGCACTGGCCGGCGACACGCGCCGCCTGCTGAAAACCACCGTCACTAACCACGATGGCCGCTGCGACGCACCGTTGCTGGCAGACGATGCCTTCGTGGCCGGCGAATACGAACTCGTGTTCCATGCCGGCGACTACTTTGCCGCCACGGGCGCGCAGTTGCCGCAGCCGCGCTTCGTCGATCGTGTCGTGCTGCGCTTCGGCATCGCCGATGCGGGTTCGCACTATCACGTGCCGCTGCTCGTGTCGCCGTGGTCATACAGCACGTATCGCGGTAGCTGACACAAGGCCGGTCACCGTCCGTGCATTTTGCAGATGACGAGGAGACACCTGCTGAACGCTGACGGACGGCTGGATCAGAACGGCAACCGCACACCCACATACGGCGCCCTACGCGCCTGACGCAGTCCGCGCGCCGGCCACCCGACGAGCCGCGCCGCGACGCGCATAACGAACAGGAAGTGGAGGAGTTTCATGGAAGGATTTATCACCGACTGGCTGAATCTCGCGATTCGCTGGTTTCACGTCATCGTCGCGATTGCATGGATCGGCGAGTCGTTCTATTTCGTCGCGCTCGACAACAGCCTGAAACCGCCGCAGGACGCGAACCAACGCAAACGCGGTGTGTTCGGTGAACTCTGGCATGTACACGGCGGCGGCTTCTACAACATGCAGAAGTACACGGTCGCACCACCCGAAATGCCCGACGACCTGCACTGGTCGAAGTGGCCGTCGTACACGACGTGGCTGTCAGGTTTCGGGCTCTTCACCGTGCTGTATCTGTTCGCGCCGAACACCTACCTGATCGACAAGAACGTGCTCGATATGGGACCGGTCGTCGCGATCTTCTCGGCGCTCGGTTTTCTGGCGGCTGGCTGGATTGTCTACGACTCGCTTTGCCGTCTGCTCGGCACGAGAGACAAACTGCTCGGTATAAGCGTTGGCCTGTATGTGCTGATCGCCATCTGGCTCGCGTGTCATATCTTCGCGGGGCGTGCGGCGTATCTGATCACCGGCGCGATGCTCGCGACGATCATGTCGGCGAACGTGTTCGTCGTGATCATTCCGGGTCAGCGCAAGATGGTCGACGCGATGTTGAAGGGCGAGACGCCGAATCCGATCTACGGCAAACGCGGCAAGCAGCGCTCGGTGCACAACACCTATTTCACGCTGCCTGTGGTGTTCGCGATGCTGTCGAACCACTACGCGATGACCTACACACATCCGTACAACTGGGCCGTGCTCGCGATCATCATGCTGGCCGGCGCACTGATCCGTCAGTTCTTCGTGATGCGACACCGCGGCCAGGTGCTGTGGTATCTGCCCGTCGGTGGCGTCGCGCTGATGGCTGCCGCACTCGCGTGGACGATGCCGAAGCCGGTCGTGCCGCAAGCGCAGGCGGCGAACCAGCCGGTGCTGAAAGTCGCGGATATCGCGCCGGTGTTGCAGCAGCGCTGCATCGCGTGTCACTCGTCGCATCCGACCATGATGGGTAGCGCCCCGGCCGGCGTGATGTTCGATACGCCCGACGAGATCTCGCAGAACGCGCAACGGATCTACAACCAGGCAGTGACGTTGAAGGCAATGCCGCTCGGTAACGTCACGCACATGACCGATGCTGAACGGCAGAAGATTGCTGCGTGGTTTCAGGCCGGCGCCGCGAAGTAAGCGATAAGGGGCTGGCCGCAGGGTCGGGATGACCGGCGGCCAGTCCAGGATGCTCCACTCCGACAGATCGACCACGCGCTATGACAAACGCGCGAGGAAGCTACCGATCGCACGATTGAACGCGGAATTGTCCTCGACATGAGGGATATGCCCGATGCCCGGCAAGACGTTCATTTGCGCGTCAGGCAACAGGCGCGACAGGCGCAGTCCATCGCTAACGGGTGTTACGCCGTCGGTTGCACCCCAGATCACATCGACCGGCATGGTCAGCGACGCGTAGTCCGGCGAGTGGCTGCTTTTGCTGAGCCCTGGATCGTTGAGAAATGCATCGAGCCAGTTCTCGTAAGCCACCGTCGTCCCAACCACCGAGAGCGGTCGCTGATAGACGGCGATCCACTCGGGCGTCAGCGCGTCGTGACGCGAGGTGAACTTCCGTAAAAACCACCCGGTGAGCCGCGGATTGGTCGCCGTCGCGGCAATCACCGGTCGCGCGACCACCGGTAGCGCAAGCAGATTGCCGATTAACCCTCGCTGCGCGGGCGCTTGATCGATAGACAGCGCAACATCCACCAGTACCGCTGCCTTAAAGCGCTCCGGTTCAGTCATCAACGCTTCGACCGTCGCTCGCCCGCCAAACGAATGACCCACGAGTATGACCTGCGAAAGCTTCAGCGTGTCGAGCATCCCGAGAATGCGCAGTGCCTGGTGGTCCGTGTCGTAGGTATCGGCCGCCGGCCGGCTCGTATAGCCAAAAGGCGGCAGGTCGACCGCAATGCAGTGAT encodes the following:
- a CDS encoding 8-oxoguanine deaminase; translation: MTMAQQNTRGRTMLVKHADVLVTMDGARRELRDGGLYIEDNRIVAVGPTAELPQTADDVLDLHGHLVIPGLVNTHHHMYQSLTRAIPAAQDAELFGWLTSLYKVWAHLTPEMIEVSTLTAMAELLLSGCTTSSDHLYIYPNGSRLDDSIAAAQRIGMRFHASRGSMSVGQKDGGLPPDSVVEREADILKDTQRLIETYHDEGRYAMLRVVVAPCSPFSVSRDLMRESAALARQYGVSLHTHLAENVNDIAYSREKFGMTPAEYAEDLGWVGRDVWHAHCVQLDDAGIALFARTGTGVAHCPCSNMRLASGIAPVKRMRLAGVPVGLGVDGSASNDGAQMVAEVRQALLLQRVGFGPDAMTAREALEIATLGGARVLNRDDIGALAPGMAADFVAFDLRQPLFAGALHDPVAALVFCAPSQVAYSVIGGRVVVKEGRLTTLDLGPVIERHNGLARTLYQAAA
- a CDS encoding ABC transporter ATP-binding protein gives rise to the protein MDDSSPASSSSAGGPAAAPSTPAPRLALTGISKQYPAVRANDDVTLTVAAGEIHAVLGENGAGKSTLMKIIYGAVRPDAGEIRWEGETVEIASPAAARKLGIGMVFQHFSLFETLTVGENIALALDEPFDLKTLGKRIREVSADYGLDIDPQRHVHSLTVGERQRVEIVRCLLQNPRLLIMDEPTSVLTPQAVRKLFETLRRLAAEGCSILYISHKLDEIQALCDSATVMRGGRVTGRVTPRDETHASLAQLMVGHSLPDYTRRAHTPGNVLLEVRQLSVASADPFGTSLDNVSLAVHGGEIFGIAGVSGNGQAELLAALSGEARSSQADAIEICGQPAGRLGAGARRALGFAFVPEERLGRGAVPAMSLAENALLTAHREKMVRSGWIDARAMKAFAQRCIAAFDVRCAGPDALAQSLSGGNLQKYIVGREMLQAPKVLVVAQPTWGVDVGAAAFIRQQLLDLSARGVAILVISEELEELFDICDRVAVLARGRLSPVRRCGDTNAEEIGRWMAGLFGERDSATLPPSPPGEPAHA
- a CDS encoding ABC transporter permease, giving the protein MIPPYRLEARTSPSRAMQLAVPLIAALLTLVIGFLIFGLVGRDPVQAMHAFFIEPLSSINGWTELLLKASPLCLIGLGLAIGYRANVWNIGAEGQMLLGGIAASGVAIYFDQASGWWILPTMMLAGVIGGMAWAAIPALLKSRFNTNEILTSLMLTYVATQLLIYLVSGPWRDPQGMNFPLSEMFSGDALYPTFAGDWHWKFLRGTRLNASIFITLVAIPLVWLFMRKSFAGFRMNVGGLAPLAARYAGFSDRRTIWTSLLISGGLAGLAGMGEIAGPIGQLQATWSPGYGFTAIIVVFVGRLHPFGIVLASLLMALLYLGGEAVQTSMQLPQALSGVFQGLLLFCLLGADLFVNYRVRRRHTAAHVPHAH
- a CDS encoding ABC transporter permease, with the translated sequence MDIQQASALTSSAVTAAIPLMFAGAGELVAEKSGVLNLGVEGMMLMGAVSGYAVTAITGNPWLGVMAAIAAGVAMSLLFAFLTLTMMANQVATGLSLTIFGIGLSAYVGKPYTSAAVRVTIDAWPIPLLSKIPVLGPAFFSLTPLDYLAFAMFAVIGWFLYRTRAGLVLRSVGESPQVAHSVGFPVVGVRYGAVLFGGGMAGLAGGYYSIVNLHLWQEQLTSGRGWIALALVVFATWRPGRLLIGALLFGAVTGLQFYAQAIGVPVPTQFLAMLPYLATIVVLVLISRNPNTIRLNAPASLGKPFFAAG
- a CDS encoding alpha/beta fold hydrolase codes for the protein MKFYKITIAVVATPIIALVCVLGAADLLAHSRERDVAQSAAPVGSRFVRAADVDMLIQERGPANGKPIVFISGAGAWSSTWLPTMNYLAQAGYHCIAVDLPPFGYTSRPAADTYDTDHQALRILGMLDTLKLSQVILVGHSFGGRATVEALMTEPERFKAAVLVDVALSIDQAPAQRGLIGNLLALPVVARPVIAATATNPRLTGWFLRKFTSRHDALTPEWIAVYQRPLSVVGTTVAYENWLDAFLNDPGLSKSSHSPDYASLTMPVDVIWGATDGVTPVSDGLRLSRLLPDAQMNVLPGIGHIPHVEDNSAFNRAIGSFLARLS
- a CDS encoding urate hydroxylase PuuD — translated: MEGFITDWLNLAIRWFHVIVAIAWIGESFYFVALDNSLKPPQDANQRKRGVFGELWHVHGGGFYNMQKYTVAPPEMPDDLHWSKWPSYTTWLSGFGLFTVLYLFAPNTYLIDKNVLDMGPVVAIFSALGFLAAGWIVYDSLCRLLGTRDKLLGISVGLYVLIAIWLACHIFAGRAAYLITGAMLATIMSANVFVVIIPGQRKMVDAMLKGETPNPIYGKRGKQRSVHNTYFTLPVVFAMLSNHYAMTYTHPYNWAVLAIIMLAGALIRQFFVMRHRGQVLWYLPVGGVALMAAALAWTMPKPVVPQAQAANQPVLKVADIAPVLQQRCIACHSSHPTMMGSAPAGVMFDTPDEISQNAQRIYNQAVTLKAMPLGNVTHMTDAERQKIAAWFQAGAAK
- a CDS encoding LysR substrate-binding domain-containing protein; this encodes MSQQREAIDTYLLRVLHTLLMERSVTRAAVKLNQSQPAISAALRRLRDITGDPLLVRGKSGMVPTEYGLRLLEPVQNALREIERIKFQQHNFDPATSIRCYRIGCPDYLNVLFVPTVVERFRQAAPNATLEFHSLGPAFDYELALEDGKLDIVVGNWPEPPEQLHLSNLFVDQIVCLMSSAHPYAKRGGLTLDQYLNAPHLAPTPYSVGQRGAIDVHLARERLKRHVVVTLPYFNLAPYVLVKSDLIFTTTRLFADHYSKFLPLTVVPAPLDFPPMQYYQLWHERCHYSDEVRWLRGLVAEATRTLIDKP
- the uraH gene encoding hydroxyisourate hydrolase, whose protein sequence is MGKLTTHVLDTANGRPGAGVKVELYALAGDTRRLLKTTVTNHDGRCDAPLLADDAFVAGEYELVFHAGDYFAATGAQLPQPRFVDRVVLRFGIADAGSHYHVPLLVSPWSYSTYRGS